The proteins below are encoded in one region of Rhizobium sp. 9140:
- a CDS encoding NAD(P)H-dependent oxidoreductase → MARVLILFAHPGQRHSRLNVRMAQEARLLDGVTFVDLYADYPRFNIDIDAEQARLLAHDVIIFQFPIYWYSVPALLKEWQDLVLEYGFAYGQSGSKLAGKLFLPVVTTGGAQDAYREEGSNHFRLRTLLSPLEQTASLCGMRFLPPFALFSAHDSAADGRGDAHISAYLRLLSALRDKTLDLDAVSRLELLDDDLPLIGPSHAPTLSDTTPSPTAITARISE, encoded by the coding sequence ATGGCGCGCGTCCTTATTCTGTTTGCCCATCCCGGTCAGCGGCATTCGCGCCTCAACGTGCGCATGGCGCAGGAGGCGCGGCTGCTCGACGGGGTGACCTTCGTCGATCTCTACGCGGACTATCCCCGCTTCAACATCGATATCGATGCGGAACAGGCGCGGCTGTTGGCGCATGACGTCATCATCTTCCAGTTCCCGATCTACTGGTATTCCGTGCCGGCTCTCTTGAAAGAGTGGCAGGACCTCGTGCTGGAATACGGCTTTGCCTATGGGCAGAGCGGATCGAAGCTGGCGGGCAAGCTGTTTCTGCCGGTCGTGACCACCGGCGGTGCTCAGGATGCCTATCGCGAGGAGGGCTCCAACCATTTCCGGCTGCGCACGCTGCTGTCACCGCTGGAGCAGACCGCCTCGCTCTGCGGCATGCGCTTCCTGCCGCCGTTTGCCCTTTTCTCGGCGCATGATTCGGCAGCCGATGGCCGGGGGGATGCGCATATCTCAGCCTATCTCCGGCTGCTCTCGGCCCTGCGCGACAAGACGCTGGATCTCGATGCTGTCTCGAGGCTCGAGCTTCTCGACGACGATCTTCCGTTGATCGGCCCCTCGCACGCTCCGACGCTTTCCGACACGACGCCGTCTCCCACTGCCATCACCGCGAGGATCTCCGAATGA
- the rpsU gene encoding 30S ribosomal protein S21, with translation MQVLVRDNNVEQALRVLKKKLQREGVFREMRMREAYEKPSVKRARQKAEAVSRQRKNARKQLQREGLLPGPKKKVVTR, from the coding sequence ATGCAGGTTCTGGTTCGAGACAACAATGTTGAGCAGGCGCTGCGCGTGCTCAAGAAGAAGCTTCAGCGCGAAGGCGTCTTCCGCGAAATGCGTATGCGCGAAGCCTATGAAAAGCCTTCCGTGAAGCGTGCTCGCCAGAAGGCTGAAGCTGTTTCCCGCCAGCGCAAGAACGCCCGCAAGCAGCTGCAGCGCGAAGGCCTCCTGCCCGGCCCGAAGAAAAAAGTTGTGACCCGCTAA
- a CDS encoding NADH:flavin oxidoreductase/NADH oxidase — protein MASPKLFSPIDVGGLTLRNRIVIAPMCQYSAENGEMSDWHLTHLGMLAQSGAGLLTIEATAVTPEGRISFGDVGLWNDACEAAMARVLEGVRRWSDMPVAIQLGHAGHKASTDLPWKGGAQLPPDHALGWKTVAPSASAFKPSYDAPEALDADGLERIRNGFADAARRAARLGIDAVQIHGAHGYLLHQFLSPLSNTRQDTYGGSLENRMRFPLEVFEAVRQAFPAERPVTMRVSGTDWVEGGWDSAQTVAFAQALEARGCAAIHVSSGGLSDAQAIPVGPSYQVPLARDVKQAVSIPVVAVGLITEFEQAESIIGTGDADMIALARTILYDPRWPWHAAAHLGATVQAAPQYLRCQPRLYKTLFDEAS, from the coding sequence ATGGCTTCACCCAAACTCTTTTCGCCCATCGACGTCGGTGGCCTGACGTTGCGCAATCGCATCGTCATTGCGCCGATGTGCCAGTATTCCGCCGAAAACGGCGAAATGAGCGATTGGCACCTGACTCATCTCGGGATGCTTGCCCAATCGGGCGCGGGGCTTCTGACCATCGAGGCGACGGCGGTAACACCGGAAGGGCGCATCAGCTTCGGCGATGTCGGGCTGTGGAACGATGCCTGCGAAGCCGCGATGGCGCGTGTGCTGGAGGGCGTTCGTCGCTGGTCGGACATGCCGGTCGCGATCCAGCTCGGCCATGCCGGCCACAAGGCATCCACCGATCTGCCTTGGAAGGGCGGGGCGCAGCTGCCGCCCGATCATGCGCTCGGCTGGAAGACGGTGGCGCCTTCGGCGTCGGCGTTCAAGCCGTCCTATGATGCGCCGGAAGCGCTGGATGCCGACGGTCTGGAGCGGATCAGAAACGGGTTTGCCGATGCCGCCCGCAGGGCCGCGCGTCTCGGCATCGATGCCGTGCAGATCCATGGCGCCCATGGCTATCTTCTGCACCAGTTCCTCTCGCCGCTCTCCAACACCCGCCAAGACACTTATGGCGGCTCGCTTGAAAACCGCATGCGGTTTCCCCTCGAGGTGTTCGAGGCCGTCCGGCAGGCTTTTCCCGCGGAACGACCGGTCACCATGCGGGTGTCGGGAACGGACTGGGTCGAAGGCGGCTGGGACAGTGCGCAGACTGTTGCCTTCGCGCAGGCACTCGAGGCACGCGGTTGCGCGGCGATCCATGTTTCGAGCGGCGGGCTGAGCGACGCGCAGGCCATTCCCGTCGGCCCGAGCTATCAGGTGCCGCTGGCGCGCGATGTGAAGCAGGCCGTCTCCATCCCGGTCGTCGCCGTGGGGCTGATCACCGAGTTCGAGCAGGCCGAATCCATCATCGGTACGGGCGATGCCGACATGATCGCGCTTGCCCGGACGATTCTCTACGATCCCCGCTGGCCCTGGCATGCGGCCGCGCACTTGGGAGCAACGGTGCAAGCCGCTCCGCAATATCTCCGCTGCCAGCCCCGGCTATACAAGACGTTGTTCGACGAGGCTTCGTAA
- a CDS encoding VOC family protein has protein sequence MFDHVSIGVRDIDRSRIFYDAALTPLGYGRLTSGATMLGYGDEQVGLWVTQAEHPVRPDLRSGLHFCFKAFSEEAVEAFHAAAVAHGGEDNGAPGLRPEYATFYYAAFVIDPDGYRLEAFFHKPDL, from the coding sequence ATGTTCGACCACGTTTCCATCGGCGTCCGGGACATCGACCGGTCGCGCATCTTCTACGATGCCGCTCTCACCCCGCTCGGCTATGGCCGGCTGACGAGCGGCGCGACGATGCTCGGTTACGGGGATGAGCAGGTGGGGCTCTGGGTGACGCAGGCCGAACATCCGGTCCGCCCGGATCTCCGCTCCGGCCTGCATTTCTGCTTCAAGGCCTTCAGCGAAGAGGCCGTCGAAGCCTTCCACGCCGCCGCCGTCGCCCATGGCGGAGAGGACAACGGCGCCCCGGGCCTGCGCCCGGAATACGCCACCTTCTACTACGCCGCCTTCGTCATCGACCCCGATGGCTACCGGCTGGAAGCCTTCTTCCACAAACCGGACCTGTAA